In the Colius striatus isolate bColStr4 chromosome W, bColStr4.1.hap1, whole genome shotgun sequence genome, one interval contains:
- the LOC133628641 gene encoding uncharacterized protein LOC133628641 has protein sequence MGTFGLEVGEWQFFDTAGKLLNGLAPGPPKQTGDVSCAGANLRAPAKQSISQLHRATSHSAGLDLCSSSHFVLTPEMGAQAIPTGIYGPLPVGTCGLVLGRSSLSMKGLRVIPGLIDCDYEGELKVMLQSEISVFNLPAGTKIAQLLLIPYVSSIGKADSRIRGTGGFGSTDVYLLQPINHQRPELQLTIDGRNFTGLLDTGADVSMSLYLGGFRNAVFDMPKTKIGKLRKRFQRLMLIPRQPRRQQHDFDYWSSLQIFAYWLSIIWNNANSSINLKLLHGEILSLQNIEKLQLPLAQRAHDFVSVLKASFPSLSSFYKGIYCLIGATLCIIVLVVVLPCIFRLMYDMIKQTSIKTKKLQLMATQHVPATIHTE, from the exons aatGGCAATTCTTTGATACAGCcgggaaacttctcaatgggcttgccccgggcccacccaaacaaacaggggatgtatcctgtgcaggtgcaaacctcagagcaccagctaaacaatccatttcacaactccaccgagcCACTAGTCACAGTGCCGGATtggacctgtgttcctcctcccacttcgtatTAACACCTGAAATGGGGGCACAAGCTATCCCAACAGGAATATACGGCCCTTTACCCGTTGGAACATGTGGTTTAGTATTGGGTCGAAGTAGTCTGAGCATGAAAGGGTTGCGAGTTATACCAGGactaattgattgtgattatgaaggagagttaaaagttatgttacaatctgaaatttctgtctttaatctacctgcaggaacaaagattgcacagttgcttttaattccttatgtttcatctataggaaaagctgattcccgCATTCGGGGAACAGGCggttttggatctactgacgtttatcttttacagcccatcaatcatcagagacctgaacttcagttaacaaTTGATGGTAGAAATTTTACAGGACTCTTGGACACCGGAGCAGATGTatcg atgagcctgtacCTCGGTGGATTCCGGAACGCTGTGTTCGACATGCCAAAAACGAAAATAGGCAAGCTCCGAAAGAGGTTTCAACGCCTGATGTTGATACCACGACAACCTCGACGACAACAACATGATTTTGACTATTGGTCATCATTACAGATCTTTGCTTATTGGCTTAGCATAATATGGAATAATGCCAACTCTTCAATTAACTTAAAACTACtgcatggagaaattctctctttacaaaatatagaaaaattGCAGTTACCTCTCGCCCAACGTGCTCATGATTTTGTTAGTGttttaaaggcttcttttccatcactatcctcattttataaaggaatctatTGCCTTATAGGAGCAACTTTATGCATAATTGTCCTAGTTGTGGTATTACCTTGCATATTTCGTTTAATGTATGATATGATAAAACAAACgagtataaaaactaaaaaattacaattaatggcTACACAACACGTTCCCGCTAcaatacatactgaataa